The window attcaaagagagTCTTTTGGAACCTTGATTGCTTCACGCCCAATTTATGTTTACAGATTATGTCTTCCGCTAGAATAATTCATGAGTTTATCACTCTTGGTTGATCTGTTCCTAGTGGTGTTCACTGGGTGACTAAGTTGCACCTTTGAATTAGCTGGCCATGCAAGTCTGTGTCTCCCACATCTCTAACAAACCCCAATGTTCAGTGGTCCACCTCCAAACTCTGCTGTGATGTCCAAGTGGCCCAGTTCCAAATTTTCCCTTCCACAGCAGGTACCATGAGAACCCGTATCTATCAACTCAGCAGCAGTGCCTGTAGGGGTTTGAGGGCAGCTCAGGCAACTAAACCTGAGGCCCCTGGGCTTGACCACATAGTGCAGCTTGATTTTCATGTGCAGCTCTCCCCCTGATTGGAACTGACAAGTTTTATTTTCAGTATTACCCCAATTTATCATATTTGAGATGAtctaaaaaagaaagcatataatCTCTTTGatccctttttattgaaaagGCCAATGTGAAATCATAGAGTAAGTCTATTGAGAAATGTGAGTTGCCATTCCAAAGATAATTAGGAagattttatttggtgcaaacaaCAAAACTTTTACTTATTATAGGTGAAAACAAACTATATGTTTTAAAGAGCACAAAATTTCCCaacttaattgataaatatttaatggTGAGTGATTTCAAAACAGTTCAATATGTATTTCAATGCATagattcaaaatttattttttataagtacATAAGACAAAAAATACTTTAGAGACATATAAATGGTTACACTTCCCAAATTATTGCAGTaaacagtaattaaaatagtattttactcacatatatatttagatatagattaataaaaataatttaaaaataagagaaataaaatttttgttattttgtggCTAATCAAAACAatagttaaatgaaataaatattttagaaaatagattaaaatgttTAATCAGTGtacaacataaaaaagaaaaatgcagtttACAGGTTATTTCGGGCAGATTGAATAGTCTACTTTTGAGTAAATAGATCTGAGTATTAGCCATTCCAGCTATAAGTTCATACCTAGACAGGTTAGGCGTTGTTGCcataaccattaaaaaaatatattcaatctATTACATGTAAGGTCGCAAGATAATACTACCTTGAAAACAGAATTAAAGAGGGGCTGagaaaaatgttatttctcaATCTAAAAGACAAAGTTctaatgtttataaaatttttaataaaatgataaaataaaaatgtgcaaaattaaATATGCTAACATTAAACTAATATGTATGAGTATTATCATCATGTTTAATCTCCTGTGTTAtcacaaatttgaaaaattatgaaagacaaaaattttgTGCAATAGCAAAAAATAAGCATCCCTACACCGTACAGTGCTGTTTTTATCTGAAGTACATTTTTGTGCCAGGTGCCTACTGTGGATTCAATTTACCTAATAATTTCTCTCTGAATATGCATTGCATGAATTAATGAAACCATATGGAACATGTAGGAGAAGTCACATGGCTCTACATTGCTAACAGCTGCATACAAggatttaatgtttttttaaaacagggTAGTGTTCAAGATACTTgaacattttatattctttgattcagcagcatcatttgttggaattttaagagcaaaacttaaattttcaacATTATCCGTGAGGGAAAGATAAGAAATAACCTACCTAAATATAACAGGCAAATGGCTAAATTTATTACAATAGAAATCCCACCAAGTTTAATGCAACTATGAAAATTCTAATGGTAAAGCACAACTATACATAGTAATAGCTTATAAATTTGTTCCAACATGCAAAATTCACATACGTAATAACAAAAGTTAAGACAGATATGTGAAATTCAAAGATTAAAATGAATATAGTTTATTTCCTTGGTTGGTTTGATTGTGGATGAATTACCGTGTTTTTATTCCTATTCATGATGTATTATTGTCTAttccaagtaaaagaaaaagtgtaCTTATGTTTTTCAGTGTGAATGTTTATATGCATTGGGCAGGAAAGGAAAGTAGtggattttaaaagatataattgtttttcttatcttaatttgagagaatttaaaaaaaaacagtttctaTCACTAAAAAGATGGAGTCAGTTGAAGAGTTTCCATACTAACAACAATTATATTACTCGGTAAATCGTTAGGTAAAAAACAACACCATATATTGGATGAATTCCATCAGTTAAAATGTTCTTGGTGTATAATACTGGACAGTCATCCACAACAGGATGGAGATATATTTTCCCCTGAGAATTGCCCTCCCAACAGTAACCTTCTCACAGCTCCCTTCATGGCCTCATTCCTCAGACTGTAGATGATAGGATTGAGTGTTGGGGGCACTACTgaataaaagatagaaatcataagATCAAAACCAGTTGGAGAATCTGAAGTTGGTTTTAGGAACTCAAAGGCGCCTGTGGAGAGGAAAAATGAGACAACAAAGAGGTGAGGCAGGCAGGTAGAAAAGGCTTTGGATCGGCCCTCAGCAGAGGGTATTTTTAGAACTGTGGAGAAGACGTGGATATAGGAGAGGACAATGGAGCCAAAGCAGATGAACGCCATCACAGACACGAAAGCAGCTACTCCAATCACTCCAAGGTAATCATTGGAGCAGGAGAGCTTCAGCAACTGGGGTACATCACAGAAGAACTGGTGGATTACTTTGGCCCTGCAGAATGTAATAGAGAATGTGGTTGCCATGTACAAGATCCCAGAGAGAGCCCCACTTAACCATACAGCTATCACAGCCCACTTACAGGTACCAGGATCCATGATGACTTCGTAGCGCAGGGGGAAGCAGATGGCTGCATAGCGGTCATAAGACATCACTGTGAGGACAGCAACCTCAGCCCAGGCCAGAGAGGTGAAGAAGAAAACCTGAAGCATGCATTGACCATGGGAAATATAGCCATCATCCTTCAGTGAATTGTCAATGGACTGGGGGACCGtgacagaaatgaaggaaaggtCCAGAAGGGAAAGATGCTTCAAGAAGTAATACATTGGGGATTGGAGACCCTGGTCCAATGTGGTGATGGCAACAATGATGAGGTTACCTGCCAAGGCTGAGAGGTACATTGCCAAGAAGAGCAAAGCATGTAATATCTGCAGCTCACGGTTGTCAGAAAAACCCATGAGGAGGAATCCACTCACTGTGGTTATGTTTTCCATAATCGTTTTGAAGATATAAATGTTGGTTGGAAGATaagaaaatgtgggaaatgcagtagaaagatattaaaataagtGTCCACTCACTGAGTTATcagtgtttctttaaaaaattatttattatgcaCCGCTGTGTGTCAGCTATGCCCTAGGTATTGGGAATCCAAAAGTGACAATATCTGTTTCTTGTATTCACGGGGTTTACAGTCTTCACTAGAAAAACAGTATTTATAGCTGAGTGCACATGTAGTCAAAGTCAGTGCCTCTGTCACAGAAAAATGCTTATATGTTCACCACAGAAAACACTCTTCCATTTCCAAAGGTGTTCTTTATGTCCTTTCTGTCAACAACAGAAAAGCAGTTGTCAGCTAGTGGTTAGAGGTTTCTGAAATTAGATGAATTGCATTTGTATATAGTATATTGTACTGTTTTCGCAGATGAAATGACCTTTAGAGGAAATATGACATTGTAAATTGAAGCATGTGTTAGCTGATTGATTGGTGATACTGAGGTCCCTACTTACCAAACAATTCTGTCATTATCAGGAGAGTGCCTGTAACTATGGGTACAGCACCAGATGATGTATTCCAatgaacattttacattttactgaTGGGCAGCTcattaaaatcaagaacaaaaacatttttgcaaaagAAATCCTTATATGTCATTTTCAGATTCAATGTCTATTCTGATTGCCTGTCTATTCTAACCATTTTCTAttggaattttcattttattcaactTTTCTTCACATCATCTGTCTTCTGTTCAATTAATTAAGTATTTATTGACCATTTACTACATACAaaagtattttcagaaaaaagattattttgaaatggTTTTAGGCagtaagaaaaaattcaaatccTCAGCTTACTACTTCAGAAAGAGAATCTGAAGTATACAGTGAAGCATACATTTCAGAGACGAGAGAAGTCAAGTTTAGGTTTATTGTTCAGTGTTTGGGGTTTGTGAGATAGTAATAATCAAGAGCTCTCCTCTCAACTAAAAAAGTTCTACCTTATTAAAATAATCTCAGTTTATAAGACTTGATGAGTCACTTAATGATGAGACCCTCATGTCCctgcatttcctcctttcttctctttattataTGCAAGTGCTGGAAAAACTATAGTATCAGAGTTGCCCTAGACTTTATTCTAAATCATGTGAAATATCAGCAAATGCCTTTTGTTTTCCATAAATGGAGAATCCTAAACCTTGAGGACGCCACCACCCCTCCCATTCCTTGTCAATCTGGGAGAGGCTTTTGTTAATTAATCACCTGtctcatttgctttcttttctgatgTGTGATATCAATCTCTCCTGCTGACACTCCAGACTTAGTCCAccaccctcccttctcttctgtaaaGACTGAATTTGCATTTGAGCAGTCATTTCTACATCCTACTGTCTGGATGGGTTCTGtggctttatatttaaagtaaaagttGATAttaaattaacaataaaattttaaacttttgtttaggctgccaaatttaaaaacttttttctcttccttacaAATATGAATCACAAGGTTAATATATCTATAATCTCTTTAACATTATCCATTTTCATGAAACAcagcaccaaaaaataaaaatgacaaacgagagagaaagaatatggctccataaaatttctttttaagtccTTTATTGTTTATATGTGTCCTTTTTCCTTgatctgaaaaaataataaaaagcattattgtctatacttaatttttatttgcagtcattaaagattttaatttttcaaatcaaaataaatatttatcaacagACAGGGAAATCAAAAAGCTTAACAATTTTGAGTTCAGATTTATGAGTGACACCCTGGCTACAGACCATCATAAAGTATACTTCAGTCAATCCATGCGGGCATTTTTATCTTCTATGAGTTAAGcattttgatttctgattttataggCATAAATTAGGCTTATGGTATTAAGTAGCAGAAATGAGATCTAAACCCCAAACCCTTAGCCTACCCAATTTATATCATACCTTACATTCAGAGATGTAAGCTTCCTTCCTTGTTGGAAATTGCCAACTCTGTTGAAGAATGTCAGGTTCTGTTAGAGTTTTCATGTAGTCTCTCCCTACCCAGTATTGGGAAACTCACCATCTATAGCTTTTCTTGTGTGGCTGGCAATCGATGTTGATTACTAAATTCTGACACTTATCATCGATAAGAcatctttttaaagcattttttcccTTGAGAACCTTGTTGTTTTGGGCATTTTGAGTAATGGATGCCTAAACTGAATGATAAAGTTTCATTCTCTCTATCTATCTGGCACTTGGGACCTGGAACCTTTGAAAATTCACAAAGAGGGAGTGCCTAGATAAGGTagaggcttttattttatttatttatttaattttattttaacaagccCGGTGGTTAGCAATCATCAGGAGAGCTTGTTAAACACAGGCACCTGATTACACACCCAGAAATTCTGGTGCAGCAGAGCCTGGGTGACACCTCAACTTTTGAATTTTTAGCAACCTTCAGGTAGCGATGCTCCTGCTGTTCTGAGGGCCACACTTACACTCCCCTAGCTATGAGGCATTtaggaaagagaaacagaaaacattaaaaaaaaattctaaaactaaATGAATTTCAAATGTCAGGCCTCCTGGAAATCTAGAAGTCAGTGTTTATGCTTGTCTTTTGTTAGAAATTCAGGTCAAAGCATCAGATTTCACCTATGGAAAAGTTATCAAAAACAACTCAAAGAAGCATAGAAATATCTACTAAAAGATCTCTAAAGGTATATGCAAACCTTATAAGGTGGCCCAGGCCATTAaaatttgttattaaaatatcGGCAAcatcagggcagtgcaatggtggctcagtggcagaattctcgtctgccatgccggagacccaggttcgattcccggtgcctgccaaagcaaaaaaaaatgcaacatcgTTTTAAGTACATGGAGATTAACGTAAGTCAACaatgttattttgtattttctgagtTCTCTTACagtcttttgtattattttttcaatcatAATCATgattacttatttattagctgtgtAGGACAAAGATTTCCTTTGACTAAgtgtttttatataaattattttttaaaagattacataGCATTCTGCCCAGTTTATAAGCCACAATTTGCAGGAAAAtttttctgttcattcattcatttaatagatATTTACTGAGGGCGTATGGTGTACCAGGCACCTTTGCAGTTTGTTGTTCTTGTAAGTAACATTAGTCAATGGTTTCTGTAGTGTGATCATTATCAGATTTGTCTAAACAAGTGTAAATaactttgttaatatttttgtaattatgaTTCATGCAACTTTGTTAGTAAGATAACATGTTGCATTctctgcatttcattttt is drawn from Tamandua tetradactyla isolate mTamTet1 chromosome 5, mTamTet1.pri, whole genome shotgun sequence and contains these coding sequences:
- the LOC143683153 gene encoding olfactory receptor 14J1-like, producing MENITTVSGFLLMGFSDNRELQILHALLFLAMYLSALAGNLIIVAITTLDQGLQSPMYYFLKHLSLLDLSFISVTVPQSIDNSLKDDGYISHGQCMLQVFFFTSLAWAEVAVLTVMSYDRYAAICFPLRYEVIMDPGTCKWAVIAVWLSGALSGILYMATTFSITFCRAKVIHQFFCDVPQLLKLSCSNDYLGVIGVAAFVSVMAFICFGSIVLSYIHVFSTVLKIPSAEGRSKAFSTCLPHLFVVSFFLSTGAFEFLKPTSDSPTGFDLMISIFYSVVPPTLNPIIYSLRNEAMKGAVRRLLLGGQFSGENISPSCCG